Proteins encoded within one genomic window of Bradyrhizobium sp. 186:
- the pstB gene encoding phosphate ABC transporter ATP-binding protein PstB: protein MSDLSVSMSASGGLPHAPVLPDAPAKVTVRNLNFYYGEHHALKNINLTLGTNRVTAFIGPSGCGKSTLLRIFNRMYDLYPGQRATGQLMLDQTNILDTRLDLNLLRARVGMVFQKPTPFPMTIYENIAFGIRLYEKISKSEMDVRVEKALRGGALWNEVKDKLNASGLSLSGGQQQRLCIARTVAVRPEVILFDEPCSALDPISTAKVEELIQELSENYTIAIVTHNMQQAARVSDKTAFMYLGELIEFDDTSKIFTSPTDRRTQDYITGRFG, encoded by the coding sequence ATGAGTGATCTTTCCGTATCGATGAGCGCGTCCGGCGGACTGCCCCATGCGCCGGTGCTGCCCGATGCGCCCGCCAAGGTGACCGTGCGCAACCTGAATTTCTATTACGGCGAGCACCACGCGCTGAAGAACATCAACCTGACGCTCGGCACCAACCGCGTCACGGCGTTCATCGGCCCATCGGGTTGCGGCAAGTCGACCCTGCTGCGCATCTTCAACCGGATGTACGATCTGTATCCGGGCCAGCGCGCCACCGGTCAGCTCATGCTCGACCAGACCAACATCCTCGATACCAGGCTCGACCTCAACCTGCTGCGCGCACGGGTCGGCATGGTGTTCCAGAAGCCGACGCCGTTTCCGATGACGATCTACGAGAACATCGCCTTCGGCATCCGCCTCTATGAGAAGATATCGAAGTCCGAGATGGACGTCCGCGTCGAGAAGGCGCTGCGCGGCGGCGCGCTGTGGAACGAGGTCAAGGACAAGCTCAACGCCTCGGGCCTGTCGCTGTCCGGCGGCCAGCAGCAGCGCCTCTGCATCGCCCGCACGGTCGCGGTGCGGCCCGAGGTCATCCTGTTCGACGAGCCCTGCTCGGCATTGGATCCGATCTCGACCGCCAAGGTCGAGGAGTTGATCCAGGAACTGTCCGAGAACTACACGATCGCGATCGTGACCCACAACATGCAGCAGGCGGCCCGCGTCTCCGACAAGACCGCCTTCATGTATCTCGGCGAGCTGATCGAGTTCGACGACACCAGCAAGATCTTCACGTCGCCGACCGATCGGCGCACGCAGGATTACATCACTGGCCGGTTCGGCTGA